The genomic region AACCCAGGTTAAAACGCCGGGCGATATCGGAAAGTGTATCGTCCTCGCGGGCAGTAATGATCTGTAATTTACCGACCACATCTTCACGGGCGGAATCGAAACTGTATTCATGACTTGCAATGGGCATCGGCAACGACCGAGCAACTGGATTGACTGATTGCGTCGATTGGGTTAGAAATGATTGACATCCGATCAAGAAGAAAAAGCTGCCGATAAAGCTGTATCTCAGAATATAATGCAGCAATGGTGGAAATGTTGGGATCATCCGAATCATATGGGTCAAAAAACAATAAAATCATCAATGGCTCGTCAATTTACAGGTTTTTTCCGCAAGGCTCAATCATTCTGCTGATCAATAGGAATTTCGTTGGTTAAAAGACAGTGCTGTAAAAATAAAATATTTCCCGAAAAATACTCGAAAACTACCAGAGAATCGCGCTTAACAGGATTGCAAATGCACCATCAACCCGATTTATTTTCCAGTGAGATCAAAGATACTTCGCGGCATACCTCAGGTAATTCTGCGAATGCGCTTAGGATGATGGCACAGCATGATCATCTATCACCAGGGCAGCAGCGCTTTAACCGGCTACTGGATCGCATTGAGAAGTTGAAAGTACAATGGGTCGAAATGCAGATGATGTGCGATGCGCATCGTCCCGTGTACCACCAGATACTGACGCCGCTGCGTGAGCGCCATAGCCTATGTGTGCGGGAAATGGTGTTTCTGCTGGATAGCCGATTGCAGCGTAGAGGCCTAAGTGCACAGCAAGAACGTATTGCTGCAGCCATACTGTGCAATCTTAGTATGCAGTTGATAGTTCAAGGAGATGAAGAAATGAAAGCGCTGCATGACAAGTACAGCAGCGAAAGTTTGTCGCAGAAGGAGCAATCTGCCATGATGGATATGCGCGAAATGATGGAAGACATGCTGGGTGGGCCATTGACCGATGACGAATCCTTGGAAACTGTGAACGATGTATTTGAAGCGGGTATGAAGCGTTTGCGCGAAGCGGAAGAGGTCAAACGGGAAGCGCGACAAGCTCGGATTCGAAAAAGAAAACCCAGTGCCGCTCAGCTCCAGGCTGAAGCCAATCAGAAGGCGGCAGAAACCACATTGCGCAAAGTTTTTCGTCAACTGGCCAGTGCTTTGCATCCTGATCGTGCCAGTGATTCCGATGAACGCGACCGGAAAACAGTGCTCATGAGCGAAGCCAATGCCGCTTACGATCGTCGTGATTTGGTGGCTCTGTTACAAATCCAACTGCGTGTTGAACTAACGGACACTGCATCCATTGCCAAAATGGCGGATGAGCAAATTGCTGCAATGACGTTATTGCTCAAACAACAAGCTCAGGAACTGGAAAGCGGATTGCAACAGCAGCGTCATGAGGTACGCTATGAATTTGGCCTCAAGTCCTATGAGACGGTGAGCGTGGCTAACCTTAATCGCAGTCTCAGGGCCGAGGAATCATTTTTTGAAAGGGAGTTGAGCGCGATGCAGCAGGATTTGCAGCAACTGACCGATGATAAATACTTCAAGCGCTGGTTAAAAGATCAAAAACAGTTATCCAAGGAACCTAGGGCGGACATTTTTGATGATTGGCGGTATTGAATTTTCTCGATACGTCGTTGCAGTCCGGAGTGCTGATAACAGACGAAGAAAAATCCATATCTCCTTTATAAGCGTACTGGAAATTTAAACACTACAGAGTTTCATATTGATGAAATCAGGCTATTATGTTGGGATGGAATGGGATTTTGAACATGTGCATGAGATTGGGATAATTTAAAATTGCATCATAATCGGGAGAATACCAATGACTGAACAAAATAACGTGCCGATCGAGAATAAAACGGAAGCAGCCAGAAATCAGGCAATGCAGATTAATGTCAAGATGCAGCAAGGTGAGCATGCCGGTCAGCCGCTCTATTCTAATTTTGCTTCGATTCAGGGAGGGCAGGGGGTTGTGATTGTGGACTTTGGTTTTCTTGATCCCCAGACCATGAGCACGTTGAATCAACTGGTGCGTGCGGGCAAGAGAGTGCCGGATACCGTTGGCGCAAGGATGTCGTGCCGGATTGCACTGAGTGTTGAAGCCGCACACAATTTGGCGCATCAGCTGAATCAATTGCTGCAAAAAAAATAGTTGGGATTTCTCTGTCACGTTCAGGCAATTGATGCGTGACTGTTTTATGTGATTGATTTTCTTAATTGGAGAAACGCATGTCTGATGAGAAAGATATTGTGACTCAGGATAAAGATGAGATGACTCAACCGGCTACGAAGCAGATTGGTATCAGAATGTTGCCGGGCGAGCACACGAGTCAGCCGTTGTATTCCAATTGCTCGACTGTGAATGGTGGGCAGGGTGTGGTGCTAGTCGATTTCGGTTTCCTTGATCCGCAGAGCCTGAATGCTTTGAATCGAATGGCGAGATCAGGCGAAAAGCTACCGGATGTGGTCAATGTGAAATTGTCCAGCAGGATGGCAATCAGTATCGAGACCGCTCATCATTTGTCACAGCAACTGAATCAATTGCTTGGCACTCAGCTTTCGGCTGCCGTTGCGCAGCAAGGTCAGAAAAATACGAATGAACCATCGATGCAGACTGATTCGAGTGCGCTGGGAGAAGGTGGCTTGGATACTCAGAAAAACGATAAGAGTGGTTTCCGTTTTCCCTGGTCAAAGAAGACTCACTAATCATCATCAAGTCAATCAGATAATTGGGAACCGGGATTATCTGATTGACTCAACAATTAAAACTGGTAATACAATTACTCCTTAGTCGTTCTTTTTACGCAATGGGATTTTCTTAAATAGCGGTATGAGAAATAATCCGATCAGTGCACCAATCAGCATTATTCCGTAATTTCTCAAATCCGGGTCGGAAAAATTGGTCATTTCCAGTGTTAGTAAGTTCTTTTCAGCTTTGCCGGAAGGCTTATTAGAAACTTTCGGCAAATCCTCGGCTTCATAGCCATCGTTGACATTATAGGGTGTTAGACCTGGAATGCTGGGGATGTCTTTTCCGCCTTTCCCCACCACTAATTGCGCCTTCATGCCTTTTTCCATGTGATGAGAAATATCGCAGTGCACCAGATAAGTGTCATCGGAGCCCGGTACGATGATCGTGCCGGATACGGTTCTAGGGCCAGTGACTTCCAGATGGAACATACCATATTTATAAAGATATTTAGGCAAGCCGTGCATCATGAATTGATGGCGAACACTATCCTCGTTAATAAAATGCCAGGTAACTTTCGCGCAGGGTTTCACGTGCCACTGTTGCTGATCAAACGCGAAAGCCGTGCCTGGGAATTTCGCAGAATACTTTCTGCCGGCCCGCACGGTAATTTCAACTTCTTCCGAAATACTTTGGCAACTGCTGGGAAGTTTGTCCAGGTTCTGCCCCATGATCATGGTGCCTTCGTGATCCATGATGTGATCGTCATCCATGTGATGATGGTGATGCATATCGCCATGATCCATAGCATGCGTATCGTGAGCACTGTGATCCATATCGTGATCATGCCCATGATCAGTATCATCCGCACCATGCTCGCCAGCATGATCGACTGCAGCGCCGGTTTTTGTGCTGATGCTGTGGCCACTGTGATCATGCTTATCCTGATCCATACTATGTTCGCTATGATCATGCGCATCATGATCCATGTCGTGACCACTGTGATCTTGTTTTTCTTGTTCGCTGGATTTATCTTGCTGCTGCGCAGTTGCCGGTATGTTGAACGCAAGAATACCGGCAAGTAAGAAAATAATTGTTGTAGTCTTAGCCATTATTGGTTACTCCCTTTAGGGCTTTTTAGGCGTGCGATTGCTGCTGTGGCGCTTTGTTTGATTTGTCCCCATCGGGCGAAAATCAAATAGATCAAAAACCCTGCCAGTAAGCCGTAAAGCGCATTAAGCAGCAAAGTTTGTGTCGCAGTATCCAAACCCGTACGTTCACCCGGAGATCCCAAGCTCGCCCATTCATCCAGATCCTGCCAGATGGGGAGCCTTCTTTCGAAGTATTCCTTAGTGAAATACTTGTTTAAATCAATACCAAAATGACTCACCTTCGGCATACCGTCTTTACCTAAATAGGATGTGTAGACGATCGAACTCATACTGCCGCCCTCGGCCATGCCGTCCGTGGTGATTCCTTTTTCCCGGTGGTCATGGATCAGCCAGTCACCTTCGCCGTAGCTATGTTTGCCGTCATTGACAGTTTCCAGCTTCAGATCAAGTCGCTGTGCCGGTGCGATATCAAAGACATCGCGCATGATCTGCGCCATCGGGTTGTGTTCCACGCCATCATAATGCGTGATCGTGGCATGATGGCCGTGTGTATGAACGGCGATCTGCTCGCCACCGCTATTGAGCAGCCGGAGTTTGATTTTTTGATCCGGTTCGACAATGATGAGCGATTCCCTGAGGGTATAAGGGAATGAAAGACCGTTCAGAGTAAAATAATCTTCGGTTGAGTCGGTAATGTCATAACGCCGGTTCATATCACGCGCAATGAGTCTGGGGTCGTTATGTTTCTGGATGATCTCGCCTAATTGCTTATCCATTGCGTGATAGTGCAGATCGTACTCTTGATCGAACTGCTCACGCACCGCAACCGAAGGATGGCGCACATGACCTGCGCCGATATTCAGCGTTTGCAACCAGTTATTCGGTCTATTTTCTTCAACGATAATCATCCCGGCAAGCCCCATGGCCAAGTGGGTGTGGGTTTGTACGTGACAGTGATAAAACATGGTGCCAGGTTGGCGCGCCTGGAACTGATAAATACGGCGTTCGCCCGGCATCAGTTCCACTTCGCTGGTTTGCGGTACACCGTCTTGGCCACCGTGTTCGCCGTGCGAGAATGGGTGATCAACGCCGTGCAGATGAATACTATGAGGGAAATAATGAGTATTCTCCAGTACGATTTGCACGATGTCACCGACTTCGACACGAATGACTGGTGAAGGTAATCTCAACAGCGGATTCGCACGGATACTCTCGAAATTTTCAGTCGACATACCGCTCATCTTGGGCGCGAAAACCCATGCGCCGGGCTGTATACCGGGGGCAATATCAAAGGTTGGAAGCACCCCGGGAAAATCGGGTGTTTTGCCGTTTAATTCCATGATTTCCAGTTTGATGATAATCCGGTCGGGATCACCATCGCCATCCAGATCGTCGGTTTTGATGATGGCGTCTGGCGAGAGTCCCGTCTTCATCAGGGTATCCATCGAGATATTATTGGTTCCTTTGACCGCCGCTGCGATCCACGCGGGATTATCCGGGCTGCAACCTGGAGATGCTTCAATTTTGACACCATCAATTTCCTGAGCTTCCCGCCATGCGGCAGAAATGATGGGATCGCACATGGGTTCAGCGGTTAATGCCGCAGGGTCAACTTTTATAGTTTCAGGTAACTTTAAGGATGCCTGAGCAGTCACTGCTGCCGACATCATGCAGAAAGTCAATAGGGCAAAAAAAATATGGACAGGCATATATAGCGCACCTTTAAATTTTATTGAGCATTAAAAATAGAGTTGATCGAATTTGCACATTGAGTGATCGGAGCCGGTTTTAATGATCAGGATCAATTTAATAAGCCAGATCGAGAGGTACAAATACTCAACTGCGTATCCGGAGGCAGGTAAAATAATGCGGAATATCTTATCTTCATCTATGCAATACTTCTACATTGTTCGTCAAACTATCATTATAGATATTATACAGAACCCTATTATGCTTTTGTGGTTTTTCCATAATCTGATGGATGTTAAATTTATAACTTACTGAGCAAATTGATCGAGTGGCAATCTCTATTTTTTCAATGTTTTTGAATTATCCTTGTTTTTTAACGATTCTTAAAAAGAAATGCGCTAATTCTTTTTACTATGGATTGGCGTGTTGTCTATTGGCAGGTTGTGGAGGCAGCGAGCCGGATCAGCCAACAGCCGGAACGAATCCAGCCATTGCGGTGACATTTATGGTTGCTGAGCCGGTAAATATGCCCATGAGCCTTGAAACAATCGCGCAAACCGAGGGTGCAAAAGAAATCGAAGTTCGCCCGCGTGTCGGTGGAATTTTACTTAAGCGTTTGTATGACGAGGGTGCGGCGATCGTAGCCGGACAGCCGCTATTTTTAATCGATCCCGAGCCTTTTCAGAATGCTTTGAATGAGGCGGGAGCCTTACTGCGCGAGCAGGAAGTTCGGGTATTACGCGCCAGAACCGATGAGAATCGTCAAAGACAGTTGCTGGCGGAAAATTTTGTCAGTCAGCGCGCTCATGAATTGACCACAGCAGATCTCGCGATAGAAGAAGCTGCCTTGCAAGCTGCAAAAGTCCGCGTTCGGCAAGCGCAGCTCAATCTTTCCTATACTACCGTTAAAGCGCCTGTCAGTGGGATGACCGGGCGTGCACAATTTTCCGAAGGCGCATTGGTGTCCGCTAATAGCAGCCTGCTGACGACATTGGCGCAGCTGTCTCCGATATGGGTGCGGTTCAGTTTCTCTGATAATGAAGTTGCCAGGTTCGGCGGGCATTTGAACGAAAAGAATGTGCATAGTGTGCAAATGATTCTTGCGGATGGTTCCGAGTATCAACAGACGGGCAAGATCAATTTTGCCGCCAGTAGAATTGATCCTATGCTCGGCACACAGCAATTACGCGCCACGTTTGACAATGCCGATCAGCGCATACTGCCCGGGCAATTTGTGCGGGTGCGGGTGACTGCCGGGGAATCGAGAACGGTATACGTCGTTCCCCAGGTTGCCGTGCTAAGCTCGGATTTAGGGCGCTTCGTTTATGTCATTGATGAACATAATGCTGTCGTTCAGCGTGCTGTTATCGCCGGAGATTGGATTGGCAAGGATTGGATCATTTTGGATGGATTACATGCGGGAGATCGGGTGGTGGTGGATAATCTCATCAAATTGTCACCCGGTAAAACGGTCGATCCGCAATTACGGGATGCGCCATCGTCATGATGGATAATCCGATCTATGGCTAGATTTTTTATTGAGCGGCCGATCTTTGCATCGGTTTTGTCGATCATTATTGTGCTTGCAGGATTGGCGGCTGCCATGCAATTGCCGATCGAGCAGTACCCGAGGATTACGCCTCCCACCGTCATTGTGACTGCAAATTTCCCCGGTGCCAGTGCCGAAACGGTCATCAAAACAGTGGCTGCGCCGATTGAAGAGAAGCTCAGTGCCATTGAGGGTTTGTTGTACTTTAATTCCAGCGCTGATTCGAGCGGGCGCCTGACGATTACCGTCACATTTGAAATTGGCACCGATGTCGATCGCGCAACGTTCAATGTCAGCAATGAAGTGAATACCGCATTGGCGCGTTTACCTGATGAAGTCAGGCGTACCGGAATTACCATCCAGAAACGCACCAATGATCTGTTGCTGGTTTTCGCGGTAACTTCCCAGGACCCTCAGCATACAGGGCTTTTTCTAAGCAACTTCATTACCAACAATATTCTGGATGACATCAGGCGTGCGCCGGGTGTTGGGGAAGCCAGAATTTTTGGCGCCCAGGATTATTCCATGCGGATTTGGTTGAGACCGGATCGAATGGCGCAACTGGGCATTACAACCAGCGATATTGTAGCTGCTATCCGGGCGCAAAATGCGCAACCCGCGGTGGGGAAGATAGGACAGGAACCTGCCTTGGCCGATCAGCAATTGGTTTATACCGTCACTGCGAAAGGCCGGTTATTAGAACCCGAACAATTTGAGAATATCATCTTGCGTTCGGATGGGCCGCGCGGTGTGTTGTATTTAAAAGATGTGGCGCGGATCGAACTGGGTGCGCAAGACTATTCAACCCGGACTTTGTTGAATGGACAGCCGGGTTTGGGTATCGGTGTGTTTTTGCGCTCCGGTGCCAACGCGCTGGATACGGCTGCAGCAGTTAAAGCCAAGATGAATGAGCTGCAGCATTATTTCCCTGAAGGGGTGCAGTACGTTGTTTCCTATGATATCAGCGTGTTTGTCAAAGCCTCCATTTGGGAAGTGATCAAAACCCTGGGGGAAGCCATGTTGCTGGTGGTTCTGGTGGTTTATTTGTTTCTGCAGAGCTGGCGCGCCACGCTGATTCCGATTATCGCCATCCCGATCTCTTTGATCGGCACGTTTGCCGGACTCTGGTTGCTGGGGTACTCGATCAATACTTTGACGCTTTTTGCCATGGTGCTCTCAATCGGCATTGTGGTCGATGATGCGATTGTGGTGCTGGAAAATATCGAGCGGTTAATGACGCAAGAAAAATTATCACCGATGAATGCCGCGATCAAGGCGATGCAACAGGTATCCAGCGCCGTGGTAGCGATGACCATGGTTCTGGTGGCGGTTTTTATTCCGGTGGCATTTTTAGGAGGCATAGCTGGTGAGTTGTATCGGCAGTTTGCTGTAACGGTGGCGGTGGCGGGCGTTATTTCCGGCATTGTGGCCTTGACGTTAACGCCCACTTTGTGCGCGGCTTTACTCCGGCCCACGCATCGTCAATCGGTTTTCTTTACCTGGTTCAACACATATTTTGAGCAAGTGCGCAGATTTTATGTGGGCATGGTGGGCCTGAGTCTGCGCAACTCGATCCGATGCGTATTGATTTTCGCGTTGGTGATTGTGGGACTGATGGTTCTGGTGAAGCATATTCCGGAGAGCTTGGTTCCTGCGGAAGATCAAGGTTTCGTGATTGCAGCGGTGATTCTGCCCGATAGTGCCACGCTGGCAAGAACCGTGCAAACCGCTGACGCCGTTGTTGCCGAGCTGATGAGCAAGGAGCCCGCGGTGATTTTTCAGTTTGCGGTGAATGGACTGGATTTTATTGGCGGCGGGAACAAAACGAATGTATCGACCATATTTCTGCGTTTGAAAGATTGGTCGGAACGTACGGTCAGCGCGGAAGAAACGGTCAAGAAGATATTTCAAGTGGGTGCTCAGCAACCGGATGGTCTGGCGATTGCCTTTAATCCACCGGCGATACGGGGACTGGGCAGTACCGGCGGGTTTGAATTATTTGTGCAGAGCCGTACGGGTTCCGATACTGCACAGTTAGCCGTGGTGGTGAATGAATTCATGCAGGCGTTGAGGCAAGAACCCAGGCTGGCGACAGTGAATTCATTTTTGCGTTCGTCGGTACCGCAGTATTTTATCGAAGTGGATGAAGCTAAAGCCGTCGCGCAAGGGGTTGCTATCGCGGATATTTATGACACGCTGCAAAGCACGATGGGAACATTCTATGTTAATGATTTCAATCGCTTTGGACGGACGTATCGCGTACAGCTACAGGCTGAGGCCGCGTTCCGCATGAAAGCGGAGGACTTGGGGAAAGTCTACGTGCGCGCGCAATCGGGTGCGATGGTGCCTTTGTCAGCCTTGAGCACAGTCAAGCACATCGTGGGTGCGGAACAACTGGAGCGATTCAATGGCCTGCTGGCGGCGAAAATCATGGGGAGCGGCGCCAGCGGTGTCAGCTCCGGCGAGGCCATTGCGTTGGTCGAAAGCATTGCAGCCACAATCTTGCCGGAAGGTTATCAAATTGCCTGGACCGGTGCCGCATTTCAGGAAAAAAGATTGGGCTCGGCGGCGATCTTCGCCTTCAGTCTTGCGGTCGTGATGGTTTTCCTGATTTTGGCTGCGCAATTTGAAACCTGGGCGTTGCCCGTGGCCGTCATTATGGCGATTCCATTTGCGATGCTCGGTGCATTAGCCGCAATTCTGCTGCGTGGTATGCCCAATGATATTTATTTTCAGATCGGCATGGTGACGTTGATCGGGTTGACGGCAAAAAATGCGATTCTGCTGGTTGAATTTGCCAGCCAGAGAATGAAGCAGGGCGTGGATGCTGCCCAGGCGGCGATTCAATCCGCGCAACTGCGTTTTCGTCCGATCGTAATGACTTCGATGGCATTTATATTGGGCGTGGTTCCGCTGGTTATCGCCACCGGCGCTGGCTCGGCCGCGCGCCAATCGATGGGAACCGGAGTTTTTGGCGGCATGATCATGGCGACTACCGTCGCCACTATTTTTGTGCCATTATTTTTTTCCTGGTTTGTGCGCAAACACGAACCTAAACAACCTGAGACTCTGCAAGCCATAATGCCCAAATCACAACTATCTGATAAGTCGGATAGAGATGCTCAGGATTGATGGATTCAAATAGTTGAGAAACTATCTGCGTTGTCGTTGCAGTGTTAGAAGCGATGACGACTTGTCAGAAAGTCTTTGAACAATCCCTGTTTGTCATTCCGAATATAGTGAGGAATCTTCAAGAATTAATGTGATAAATTTCTCGTTGCACGCGAAATGACAGCGATGCAAGAGCTTCCCGGAGAATAAGGATTATCACGCAGTAAAATTGTCGATTGTCATTTGCTTTCAAACGATGCTATTGTGCAGCGAAACCCTTCTAGTAAATTTTTATTAAAAAACAGTTTAAACTAAATTTATACAAATTCATTTTGAAAAGGACTAAGATATTTCGGAGAATCTAATGTTGTAGATTTATATAGTCTGCTACAGATTGTAGCTTTGGTTTTGCTCTGATCATTCCAGATAACAGTTGGTGCTGTGGAAGCGATATTTCTGACGAGCTGAAACCTTATTTAATAGTTTGAAGTTTTTCCCCAGCTCAGGAATGCTGATCATGGCAACTACAATTATCAATTTATCCAGCCTCGATGGCACAAACGGCTTTCGTTTGGATGGTGTCGCGGCGAATCAACTATCCGGTGCGTCAGTTAGCAATGCGGGTGATGTGGACGGAGATGGATTTGATGATGTCATTATCGGTGCTCCAGATGCCAGCCCGAACGGAAAGAATTCCGGTGCCAGCTATGTAGTGTTTGGTAAGGCTTCAGGTTTTAGTGCTACGATGAGTTTATCTACTCTCAACGGCGGCAATGGCTTCCGCCTGGAAGGGTCAGCCGCAGGTGATCGGTTAGGTAGTGTCTGCAATGCTGGGGATGTCAATGGTGATGGTTTAGATGATTTGATTATTGGAGCACCTGGAGCTGATTCGAATGGAAGTAACTCAGGATCCAGTTACGTGGTGTTTGGTAAAGATACCGGATTTGAGGCCACAATGAATTTATCCAGTCTTGACGGTAATAACGGCTTTCGCTTGGATGGCCCAGCTTCAGATCTTATGAAATTGGGATCTGGAGCACCGGTCAGTAGTGCTGGAGATATCAATGGGGATGGCTTTGACGACGTGATTATCGGGGCATCATCGCAAGGCAATGACGACTATTCTTCTCCGGTAACTGTTGATTATGTCGTGTTTGGAAAAGCCCCGGGATTCGACTCGATATCCAATCTATCGGACCTAAACGGAAGTAATGGTTTTCGTTTACAACTTGCTACTATAGCAGAAACGACATCAGTCAGTAGTGCAGGCGATATTAACGGTGATGGCTACGACGATCTGATTGTAGGTATTCTATTACCATCTACCTATCGTGATGCCATAAATGGCACTGTAAGTTACGTAGTGTTCGGCAAAGGCTCCGGTTTTGATTCTGCAATAAATTTATTCAATCTTGATGGCAGCGATGGTTTCAAGTTAACGGGTATGGGTTTTAACTTGTATGGGGGAGCGCTTGATGTCAGTAACGCGGGCGATATTAATGGCGACGGATTCGGTGATTTGATCATTGGTGCTGCTGAAGAATTTCGGGCCGGGTATGATTCTGGTACCAGCTACGTAGTGTTTGGCAAGGCATCGGGATTTGATGCCACAATGAGTTTATCCGATCTTGATGGCGACAATGGTTTTCGTATTGATGGCGTGACTGAAAATGATCGATCGGGATCTTCGGTGAGCGGTGCAGGGGATGTGAATGGCGATGGTTTCGATGATTTGATTGTAGGTGCTCCCGGAGCACCAAATTCGAATGGTGACCGATCCGGTTCCAGCTATGTAGTATTTGGTAAGGCCTCGGGTTTTGATGCCACAATGAGTTTATCCGATCTTGATGGCGACAATGGTTTTCGTATTGATGGCGTGACTGAAAATGATCGATCGGGATCTTCGGTGAGCGGTGCAGCGGATGTGAATGGCGATGGTTTCGATGATTTGATTGTCGGTGCCCCCGGCGTTAATTTGAATGGCGAAAATTCTAATGCCAGCTTTGTGATCTTTGGCCGCAGCGATTTTACCGGTGGTAGTGACGTGGATTTTCCCGGTACACCCGGCAATGATATTTTCACCGGCACTTCCGCTGCGGAAAGTTTTGTGGGAGGCGCCGGCAATGACCGCATGATCGGCCGTGGTGGCGCGGATTCGTTCGATGGCGGTGCAGGCAACGATTACATCCGCATCTTGGGCGATAATTTTCAATTTGTCGATGGTGGGTTGGGTACTGATATCCTGGGACTGGCTGGGAGCGGCTTCAATCTAGACTTGTCAGGCGTAATCGATAACATCCACGGTATCGAGATTATCGCCCTATACGGTGTCGGCGACAATACGCTGACCTTGACGGCACAGGATGTCATCGATCTATCGGGTGAGACGAATACGCTGAAAATCAAAGGCAATGTCGGGGATAGCGTGGTTGGGCTGAGCAACGGCTGGGTGGACGGTGGTATTCGGGGTAACTTCCATGAGTATACACAGGGCGATGCGGTGGTGCTGATCGGGGTGAATGTGACCACGGATTTCCCGGTTGGTTAACGAGCCTTTCAGAATTACTCGATTGTTAGAAACAGACCGGAAAGATCGCATCTTTCGGTCTGTTTTTTTACCCCAGCTTGCGCTTTAGGGTGTTTCCCTGATGTTATTTCAGGCAATAAAAAAGCCACTTGATATCAAGTGGCTTTTTTATAACGAGGAGATTTTTTATTAATTAGCTGGAGTGTTATCGATATTGCCGCTTACGAATTGCGGTGCCTGGCTTTCACCAGCTAATTTGTAATGTATCGCTGCCTGAGCTTTATTCTCAGCTACTAATTTTTCATATTCACGAATATTGGCTTTTTCATGAGATTGAAAATCCAGACCTTTGCGACCATAGTAAAAAGATCTTGATTCATAATCTTCCAAAGCAGCTTGGTGTTGTGCAAGCTTAACTTCTGCTTCTTTTAATAACACTTCATGTTGTTTTGCCAATTGCAGATGTTCTTGAGCGGTTAAAATTTCTTCGGCGCTTGCGGAGCTGAAGGGCAGGCCGACAAAAAATAAAGCAGCGATTAATGATATTGCTGTAATAGTTTTTTGAGTTTTCATGATTTTTGCCTCCGAGATAAATTTCAACGATTGAGTACATATTAATGACTCCCGCATCGAAAATAAATCGGGAAACCCTTGATTCTTATACTGGGGAAACCCTTGTTGATC from Nitrosomonas ureae harbors:
- a CDS encoding integrin alpha, whose product is MATTIINLSSLDGTNGFRLDGVAANQLSGASVSNAGDVDGDGFDDVIIGAPDASPNGKNSGASYVVFGKASGFSATMSLSTLNGGNGFRLEGSAAGDRLGSVCNAGDVNGDGLDDLIIGAPGADSNGSNSGSSYVVFGKDTGFEATMNLSSLDGNNGFRLDGPASDLMKLGSGAPVSSAGDINGDGFDDVIIGASSQGNDDYSSPVTVDYVVFGKAPGFDSISNLSDLNGSNGFRLQLATIAETTSVSSAGDINGDGYDDLIVGILLPSTYRDAINGTVSYVVFGKGSGFDSAINLFNLDGSDGFKLTGMGFNLYGGALDVSNAGDINGDGFGDLIIGAAEEFRAGYDSGTSYVVFGKASGFDATMSLSDLDGDNGFRIDGVTENDRSGSSVSGAGDVNGDGFDDLIVGAPGAPNSNGDRSGSSYVVFGKASGFDATMSLSDLDGDNGFRIDGVTENDRSGSSVSGAADVNGDGFDDLIVGAPGVNLNGENSNASFVIFGRSDFTGGSDVDFPGTPGNDIFTGTSAAESFVGGAGNDRMIGRGGADSFDGGAGNDYIRILGDNFQFVDGGLGTDILGLAGSGFNLDLSGVIDNIHGIEIIALYGVGDNTLTLTAQDVIDLSGETNTLKIKGNVGDSVVGLSNGWVDGGIRGNFHEYTQGDAVVLIGVNVTTDFPVG